One window of Atribacter laminatus genomic DNA carries:
- a CDS encoding ABC transporter ATP-binding protein, producing MVNFSLSAQNLFFSYGDRKVLHNVTFKIQKGDFVGILGPNGSGKSTLLHLLSGLLIPDTGTIFISGKNTKELSRKNWSQEIAIVFQETNLNLDLECYDIIMMGRFPHWRRWQKENQQDIDSVLNALQITNTQQFANRPFRELSGGEKQRVMIARALAQKPNILLLDEPTSHLDILHQLDIMRILYRLQKKDITILGVFHDINLVSQFCNQVMFLKKGEIVHRGLVGKSLHAPQVEELFDVEFLEEIHPYSLRPFFMPLGITKKMESPSASIHLICGGGSGSNFMKEFLEASFSVSVGIVNQFDSDQEMASKLGITVIIEKPFSPISDDNFQKAMNLAAQSDYIFIAPGYWGRGNLLNLDLAISLQERGKRIFFLQDSLDQNWDYTEGQAINKLNILVKNHAEVFSTISEVIDRIKKDCLK from the coding sequence GTGGTAAACTTTTCACTATCAGCACAAAACCTTTTCTTTTCCTATGGAGACCGTAAGGTTCTTCACAATGTTACCTTTAAAATCCAGAAGGGTGATTTCGTTGGCATTTTAGGACCAAATGGATCGGGGAAGAGTACCTTGCTTCACCTCTTATCGGGACTTCTCATACCCGACACAGGAACTATCTTTATTTCAGGAAAAAATACCAAGGAGCTCTCTCGTAAAAATTGGTCTCAGGAAATTGCTATCGTTTTCCAAGAAACCAATTTAAACCTTGACCTTGAATGTTACGACATCATCATGATGGGAAGATTCCCCCACTGGCGACGATGGCAAAAAGAAAACCAACAAGATATTGACTCTGTTCTAAATGCTTTACAAATTACCAACACTCAGCAGTTTGCGAATCGCCCTTTTCGGGAATTATCCGGTGGCGAGAAACAACGAGTCATGATAGCACGTGCCTTAGCACAGAAACCCAACATTCTCCTCCTTGATGAACCAACCAGCCATTTAGATATTCTTCATCAACTTGATATTATGCGCATTCTTTATCGACTTCAAAAGAAAGACATAACCATATTAGGAGTTTTCCATGATATTAATTTAGTTTCTCAATTTTGCAACCAGGTAATGTTTTTAAAAAAAGGAGAAATTGTTCATCGCGGTTTAGTGGGAAAATCTCTTCATGCTCCTCAGGTTGAAGAATTATTTGATGTTGAGTTTTTAGAGGAAATTCATCCTTATTCCCTGCGACCTTTTTTTATGCCGTTGGGAATAACCAAGAAAATGGAGTCTCCGAGTGCCTCCATTCATCTCATCTGTGGCGGAGGAAGCGGAAGTAATTTCATGAAAGAATTTCTTGAAGCTAGTTTTTCAGTAAGTGTAGGAATTGTGAATCAATTCGACTCTGACCAAGAGATGGCTTCAAAATTAGGAATAACGGTTATTATCGAAAAACCTTTTTCTCCTATTTCCGATGATAACTTTCAAAAAGCTATGAATTTAGCTGCTCAATCTGATTATATTTTTATAGCTCCTGGATATTGGGGGAGAGGAAACTTGTTAAATTTAGATTTAGCCATCTCTCTACAAGAAAGAGGGAAAAGGATTTTCTTCCTTCAAGATTCTCTTGACCAGAATTGGGATTATACCGAAGGGCAAGCCATCAATAAACTTAATATACTGGTTAAAAATCATGCTGAGGTTTTTTCCACAATTTCGGAAGTAATTGATAGAATTAAAAAAGATTGCTTAAAATAA
- a CDS encoding FecCD family ABC transporter permease yields the protein MKSLKGRRIIFILIIILVLSMVFSLGIGGGRFQISDLLSFLRPQSLSPSEKTIFFEIRLPRLILSVLVGAALSLSGAVLQGLFQNPLVDPYVLGISSGGAVGAIVAILSGISLGFITLPLFSFLFALATTFLVLRLGQIGHKMPLEIMLLAGVAIGFFFSALISLGMFLAGENLHQMVFWIMGGFWNSSWNKIYTLLPFFLIGFPLIFSYSRELNTFLLGEKVAESMGVEVEKTKKILLIVTSLLVAASVSVSGVIGFVGLVVPHIIRIIIGEDHRQLLPASLFLGSSVLLWADIFSRTLLHPVELPVGVLTSLMGAPFFIYLLRRKKKGW from the coding sequence ATGAAATCACTTAAGGGAAGGCGAATTATTTTTATTCTCATTATTATTCTTGTTTTGAGTATGGTGTTTTCTTTGGGAATTGGTGGTGGTCGTTTTCAGATCTCAGATTTATTATCTTTCTTGCGCCCCCAGTCACTCTCACCTTCAGAAAAGACTATATTTTTTGAAATTCGATTGCCCCGCTTAATCCTTTCAGTTTTAGTGGGCGCTGCTCTTTCATTAAGCGGTGCGGTTCTTCAAGGTCTATTTCAAAATCCTTTAGTGGACCCCTATGTTTTAGGAATTAGCTCGGGTGGTGCTGTTGGAGCCATTGTAGCAATTTTAAGTGGTATTTCATTGGGTTTTATCACTCTCCCTCTTTTTTCTTTCCTATTCGCACTGGCAACTACTTTTCTGGTTCTTCGTTTAGGTCAGATAGGGCATAAAATGCCTTTAGAAATCATGCTTCTCGCCGGAGTGGCTATCGGCTTTTTCTTTTCTGCTCTCATTTCATTGGGAATGTTCTTGGCTGGAGAAAATTTGCATCAAATGGTATTTTGGATTATGGGTGGCTTCTGGAATAGTAGTTGGAATAAAATCTATACTCTCCTGCCATTCTTTTTAATTGGGTTCCCGTTAATTTTTTCCTATTCTCGAGAGTTAAATACCTTTCTATTGGGAGAAAAAGTCGCTGAAAGCATGGGGGTCGAAGTAGAAAAAACCAAAAAAATTCTCTTAATAGTTACGTCGCTCTTGGTTGCTGCATCAGTTTCAGTAAGCGGAGTTATTGGTTTTGTTGGGTTAGTCGTGCCTCACATTATTCGAATTATCATTGGTGAGGATCATCGCCAGCTTCTTCCTGCATCTCTCTTTTTAGGAAGTAGTGTTTTGCTCTGGGCTGATATATTTTCCCGAACCCTTCTCCATCCGGTTGAATTGCCGGTTGGGGTGTTAACCAGCTTAATGGGTGCACCCTTTTTTATCTATCTTTTAAGGAGGAAAAAGAAAGGGTGGTAA
- a CDS encoding DUF401 family protein yields the protein MPVLIKILIIFAFILVLIKKKLNIGLSLLLASFLFWILFQIPLSKFFSIFPLGFFAYENTNLLLSVFSIMLLGNLLSNNGELVKLVQGIEERIRDSRLVSPALSALIGFLPMPGGALFSAPLIEASYSSNSLSSQLLTFINYWYRHVWEYFLPLYPVILMASTITGLSLAWIIIHHLPFTILALIGGWLVIKNQKPVPNAKTKTEPMPLKTFLRLFIPILIPVFVVLLNQPVWLGAAMGIVFCVFFHRMNLSTLSRLMFHRFSWAMMLDVVGVIFFKTVIIESGSIPILVDSFLSSHFPILIIGMAVPFLIALISGYSSAFIGIAFPIILPLFSEYSIQQIFPLIFISGYAGITFSPAHLCLILTCRHFKSDLISTYRLLFFPFLLVFSWGVIWFFLAR from the coding sequence ATGCCGGTTCTGATAAAAATATTAATCATTTTTGCCTTTATCCTGGTCCTTATCAAAAAGAAGTTGAATATCGGTCTAAGTCTTCTATTGGCTTCTTTCCTTTTTTGGATTTTATTTCAAATTCCCTTATCGAAATTCTTCTCGATTTTCCCTTTAGGATTTTTTGCTTACGAAAATACCAATTTGTTGCTTAGTGTTTTTTCTATTATGTTGTTAGGAAATTTACTATCCAACAATGGGGAACTTGTTAAGCTCGTGCAGGGCATTGAAGAACGAATTCGTGATTCCCGATTGGTATCCCCAGCTTTATCTGCTCTAATCGGGTTTCTTCCTATGCCCGGTGGTGCGCTTTTTTCTGCCCCTCTAATTGAAGCTTCCTATTCATCCAACTCATTATCAAGCCAACTGCTTACCTTTATTAATTATTGGTATCGACATGTATGGGAGTATTTCCTCCCGCTCTATCCTGTCATATTAATGGCTTCTACTATTACAGGATTATCTCTAGCCTGGATTATTATTCACCATCTCCCTTTTACTATATTGGCTTTAATCGGTGGTTGGTTGGTCATAAAAAACCAAAAACCAGTGCCAAATGCCAAGACAAAAACTGAACCGATGCCTTTGAAAACCTTCCTTCGATTATTTATACCCATCCTTATTCCGGTTTTCGTCGTGCTCCTTAACCAACCGGTTTGGTTGGGAGCTGCAATGGGAATAGTCTTTTGTGTTTTTTTCCACCGTATGAATCTTTCTACCTTATCACGATTGATGTTTCATCGGTTTTCCTGGGCTATGATGCTGGATGTCGTCGGGGTCATATTTTTTAAAACCGTAATCATTGAAAGCGGGAGTATCCCTATCTTAGTAGATTCTTTCCTTTCGAGTCATTTTCCGATACTGATTATCGGGATGGCCGTTCCCTTCCTAATCGCTCTCATCAGTGGTTATTCGTCAGCTTTTATCGGTATTGCTTTCCCTATTATTCTTCCATTGTTTAGTGAATATTCCATCCAACAGATTTTTCCTTTAATATTCATATCTGGCTATGCAGGAATCACTTTTTCACCAGCTCATCTTTGTTTAATTCTCACCTGCCGTCATTTTAAAAGTGATCTTATTTCCACATACCGGTTGCTCTTTTTCCCGTTCCTATTGGTATTTTCTTGGGGAGTAATCTGGTTTTTCCTGGCTCGATAA
- a CDS encoding Ig-like domain-containing protein → MIRKKAVFIGFLLMVLGIMMFSAVSVGAQPRITFRFNLNPNVYISIPRSPSVNISVDRGEDGTYYIGDPITIRYGASNAGYINIFDYTSDGGVIILVRDQRINSGGNLTLNSTVNGPAGVERLVILYTPKPVGDNQLQRFIESPHQSGRQFPLSAANRTHFNVVARAQSTILSLEPSSFTIEPGSSYTMTAQVTDPNGRPLRGANLNWSTDNGSLSSNNTTTDMNGRSSVDYYAPNTTRPSTAVINVHFSGGGGASPSSAQSTVNIISRTRPTEIIINPSSFSAKPGDEIRLTAILRDVNGNPIHGRTLYWTTDLGSFNKTSVATDSSGRATVTYYAPEVSDITTVSVTAEFRGATGVATTITTISGIIEPMIPFTPTNTLYYFDFGNGAAEYNFLTMRYTGNLVNGYSLSDTYSLEILGGNNIDLTFSPGSIPEKATLYIWAQGDSGARVRVTFNNRNPLNINVDSGIIEPDSPKVVNIPIQSLIEGNNRLRVEGDSARRRAIHIQRIVIVF, encoded by the coding sequence ATGATAAGAAAAAAAGCGGTTTTTATTGGTTTTTTGCTCATGGTTTTGGGGATAATGATGTTCTCAGCAGTATCAGTAGGCGCTCAACCAAGAATTACATTCCGCTTCAACCTTAACCCCAATGTGTATATTTCTATCCCTCGATCTCCATCGGTAAACATTTCTGTCGATCGGGGCGAAGATGGAACTTATTATATCGGAGATCCGATTACAATTCGATACGGAGCTTCAAATGCTGGTTATATCAACATATTCGACTATACTTCCGATGGCGGGGTTATTATTTTAGTTCGTGATCAAAGAATCAATTCCGGTGGTAATCTTACACTCAACAGTACGGTCAATGGACCAGCTGGTGTCGAACGTTTAGTTATTCTATACACCCCAAAACCAGTTGGAGATAATCAACTTCAGAGATTTATCGAATCTCCCCATCAAAGTGGACGCCAATTCCCTCTTTCAGCGGCAAACCGAACTCATTTTAATGTAGTTGCTCGTGCTCAATCCACCATTTTATCGCTTGAACCCTCCTCCTTTACTATAGAACCAGGCTCCAGCTATACGATGACTGCTCAGGTTACTGATCCTAACGGGAGACCCTTAAGAGGAGCAAATCTTAATTGGTCAACTGATAATGGGAGTTTGTCATCGAATAACACAACGACCGATATGAATGGCAGGTCTTCGGTTGACTATTATGCACCTAATACCACTCGACCAAGCACAGCTGTAATCAATGTCCATTTTTCTGGAGGAGGAGGAGCATCTCCCAGCAGTGCCCAATCAACGGTGAACATCATCAGTCGAACCCGACCGACTGAGATCATTATTAATCCGTCATCCTTTTCAGCAAAACCAGGAGACGAAATACGTCTTACTGCAATTTTACGGGATGTCAATGGCAATCCAATACATGGAAGAACCCTATATTGGACGACCGATCTGGGAAGCTTTAATAAAACATCGGTCGCTACTGATTCATCAGGTCGAGCAACCGTTACATATTATGCTCCAGAAGTTAGCGACATAACAACAGTTTCTGTTACCGCAGAATTTCGAGGAGCAACCGGCGTGGCAACAACAATAACCACCATCTCAGGAATTATTGAACCAATGATCCCCTTCACGCCAACGAATACACTTTATTATTTTGATTTTGGAAACGGAGCTGCAGAATACAATTTCTTAACCATGAGATATACTGGGAACTTGGTCAACGGTTATTCACTAAGCGATACCTATTCACTTGAGATTCTCGGTGGAAATAATATTGATTTAACCTTCTCACCAGGATCAATCCCAGAAAAAGCGACTCTTTATATCTGGGCTCAAGGAGATTCTGGAGCAAGAGTCCGCGTGACTTTTAATAATAGAAATCCATTAAATATAAATGTGGATAGTGGTATTATCGAACCTGATAGTCCAAAAGTTGTTAATATTCCTATACAGAGCTTAATTGAAGGCAATAATCGGTTACGAGTTGAGGGCGACTCAGCGAGAAGAAGAGCAATACACATTCAAAGGATCGTTATCGTCTTCTAA
- a CDS encoding SagB/ThcOx family dehydrogenase has product MLEGLGDRFQRESKYIRGESLVGGMSWENLPEPYKFYTNVQVVNLPKPKDLGGMSLDQVLRERKSIREYSLEPIQLDQISYILWAANGIRSREENQEFRTAPSAGALYPIETYLVVSNVSDLTPGIYHYSVQKHGLETLKLGKFTREMVRAGMGQEMLGKAAVTFVWTAIFERSKWKYRQRAYRYVYLDAGHIAENLALAATSLGLGSCQIGALYDDEVNLIIGIDGVEESVLYMSTVGQPAD; this is encoded by the coding sequence ATGTTGGAAGGATTAGGGGACCGCTTTCAGCGAGAAAGCAAATATATTCGAGGAGAAAGCCTGGTAGGTGGAATGAGTTGGGAAAACTTACCAGAACCTTATAAATTTTATACCAATGTTCAAGTTGTAAACTTACCAAAACCAAAAGATTTAGGTGGAATGAGCCTTGACCAAGTTCTTCGGGAAAGGAAAAGTATACGAGAATATTCTTTGGAACCAATTCAGTTGGATCAGATTTCTTATATTTTATGGGCAGCCAATGGGATTCGTAGTCGAGAAGAAAACCAGGAATTTCGTACCGCCCCTTCGGCAGGCGCCCTTTACCCAATTGAGACCTATCTTGTGGTCAGCAATGTTTCAGACCTTACCCCTGGGATTTATCATTATTCGGTTCAAAAACATGGATTAGAAACCTTAAAATTAGGAAAGTTTACCCGTGAAATGGTCAGGGCAGGGATGGGACAGGAGATGCTGGGGAAAGCGGCGGTTACTTTCGTATGGACGGCAATCTTTGAACGTTCGAAATGGAAATATCGACAACGAGCATATCGTTATGTTTATCTGGATGCTGGTCATATTGCTGAAAACCTTGCTCTGGCAGCAACCTCCCTTGGATTAGGAAGTTGCCAGATTGGAGCTTTGTATGATGATGAAGTAAATCTGATTATTGGTATTGATGGGGTCGAAGAAAGTGTTCTTTACATGAGTACGGTTGGACAACCAGCAGATTGA
- a CDS encoding alpha/beta fold hydrolase: MSKPTDTNYHLKLSVFTLIFLFIITFSPRGFAYSNQVKIGKNMIHYIDSGKTDNFPLLMIHGLGENLLTWQKILNRLPQEKYRFILVDLPGHGQSTAQRMGKYSHRHLAQQLIELLDILSVKKVIIIGHSLGGTLAIRMALLHPERVQALFLISPAVFSVRGVPLSGFIFANPLLRTGIISIANKTLRSEIKLTKTLQDAVFDKNIIDQDLFNRVADPILQNPRSGLALYYYLRDSSRNHVFPDLKSLTLPIFIMSGKEDAWVKISEIRRLTASFKNADFLEIHQCGHMPQEEKPNDIVEQMTKFINLHSQ, encoded by the coding sequence GTGTCGAAACCAACCGATACCAACTATCATTTAAAACTTTCGGTTTTTACCTTGATTTTTCTATTTATAATAACTTTCTCACCAAGAGGTTTTGCTTATTCCAACCAGGTTAAAATTGGTAAAAATATGATCCATTATATTGATTCTGGAAAAACAGATAATTTTCCCTTATTAATGATCCATGGATTAGGAGAAAATCTCCTGACTTGGCAAAAAATTTTGAATCGTCTTCCGCAAGAAAAATATCGGTTTATTTTGGTTGATCTTCCAGGCCATGGACAATCAACTGCTCAGCGGATGGGGAAATACTCTCATCGTCATCTTGCTCAACAGCTTATCGAACTCCTCGATATTCTTTCAGTCAAAAAAGTTATCATTATCGGTCATTCCTTAGGTGGAACTCTCGCTATCCGAATGGCTTTGCTTCATCCCGAGAGAGTACAAGCTTTATTTCTTATTAGTCCCGCGGTATTTTCGGTTCGCGGAGTTCCCTTGTCAGGTTTCATTTTTGCCAATCCTCTCTTGAGAACTGGTATTATATCTATTGCCAATAAGACACTGCGGTCCGAAATTAAACTGACAAAAACCCTCCAGGATGCAGTTTTTGATAAGAATATAATCGACCAAGATCTATTCAATCGAGTAGCCGACCCAATTCTTCAAAATCCCAGAAGTGGCTTGGCACTTTACTATTATTTACGAGATTCTTCTCGAAACCATGTTTTTCCTGATCTAAAAAGTCTTACTTTGCCAATTTTTATTATGAGCGGAAAAGAAGATGCTTGGGTAAAAATCTCCGAAATAAGACGATTAACTGCTTCCTTCAAAAACGCCGACTTCTTGGAAATTCATCAATGTGGTCATATGCCCCAGGAAGAAAAACCAAATGATATCGTCGAACAAATGACCAAATTTATCAATCTTCATTCCCAATAA
- a CDS encoding putative signal transducing protein — protein MDYQTVKLAQNNIEAELIKGFLEAEGINVILKPSTQPYGGIAYFGDTGPIEVQVKENQVLQAKSIIHDMEIKPVE, from the coding sequence ATGGATTACCAGACTGTAAAACTAGCTCAAAATAATATAGAAGCTGAACTTATTAAAGGCTTTTTAGAGGCTGAGGGTATCAACGTAATTTTAAAGCCATCAACTCAACCTTATGGTGGAATCGCCTATTTTGGTGATACCGGCCCAATAGAAGTTCAAGTTAAAGAGAACCAAGTGCTCCAGGCAAAATCGATTATCCATGATATGGAAATAAAACCGGTTGAGTGA
- a CDS encoding ABC transporter substrate-binding protein, translated as MSKFKIIAILSILIFVFSSTISYSQPLSATDATGFTLNLSQPPNRIISLAPGNTEILFALGLNDKIVGVTTYCDEPTEALEKEKIGNVTEIDLEKILTLQPDLILASSLTPEETVVRLHELNLPVFTLKSETIEQVIEDITKVAVLSGVEISGSKLVKTMKDQLKKINDFAQSIPDHQKPLVFHIIWHDPIWTAGNGTFINEFITLAGGKNLAVDIQGYSTIDFEEILKRNPSIITVIENHGKNEENQLYQFVTTDNRLQTVDAVKNDQVYLIDSNLVSRPGPRVISALQYFAQIIHPEIFGECKIQE; from the coding sequence ATGAGTAAATTTAAAATTATTGCTATTTTAAGCATCTTGATATTCGTTTTTTCTTCAACAATATCGTATTCTCAGCCACTCAGTGCCACCGATGCAACCGGATTTACTCTTAATCTTTCTCAACCACCAAATCGGATTATTTCTCTTGCTCCAGGAAATACTGAAATTCTTTTCGCGCTTGGCTTAAATGATAAAATCGTTGGAGTGACTACCTATTGTGATGAACCTACAGAAGCCTTAGAAAAAGAAAAAATTGGGAATGTTACTGAAATTGACTTGGAAAAAATCCTCACCCTACAACCTGACCTAATTTTAGCGAGTTCCTTAACCCCTGAAGAGACCGTTGTCCGCCTTCATGAACTCAATCTTCCGGTTTTTACTCTTAAATCTGAAACCATTGAGCAGGTCATTGAAGATATAACCAAAGTTGCGGTCTTATCCGGGGTGGAAATTTCTGGTTCAAAACTGGTAAAAACCATGAAGGATCAACTTAAAAAAATAAATGATTTTGCTCAATCAATTCCAGATCATCAAAAACCACTGGTATTCCACATTATTTGGCACGATCCCATTTGGACAGCTGGAAACGGTACTTTCATCAACGAATTTATTACTTTAGCTGGTGGTAAAAATTTAGCTGTAGATATTCAAGGCTATTCAACAATAGACTTCGAAGAAATTTTAAAAAGGAATCCTTCGATCATTACAGTTATTGAAAATCATGGGAAAAATGAGGAAAATCAACTCTATCAGTTTGTTACAACTGATAACCGGCTTCAGACAGTAGATGCAGTAAAAAATGATCAAGTCTATTTAATTGATTCTAATTTAGTTTCCCGGCCAGGGCCTCGAGTTATTTCAGCACTTCAATACTTTGCCCAAATCATCCACCCGGAAATCTTTGGAGAATGTAAAATTCAAGAATAG